DNA from Pseudomonadota bacterium:
CTGGGGTCTTATCGGAAACGGGGGATTCAAGTGGCCATGTCCTTGCCGTCGGAAATGGTAATCCTTCAGGAGTTGCAACTGCCACGGACGGCGGAAAAAGATATTCCCCATGCTATTTACTGGGCGCTGAAAGAAAAAATGGAACAGTCCCCGGATATTTTCCAGCGGGACCACCTGGTTCTGGACAGCAGCCGGCAGGGACAGCGGGAAACCATGAATGTGCGGGTCTATATGGCTAAACAGGATGATGTCGTCCGGATTGAGGCTTTGTTTGACCGGCTTGGCCTTTCCGTCCAGTACCTGGAGCCATCTGATGTCGCCATGGCTGCATCCTTTACCCATTGTCCTCCGTCCGAGATTGGGGAAAATCCTCTGGTGATGAATATTGGTGGTGAAGGGAGCAGCATCACCATCATGCACCGGAATCTACCGTTTTTAAGCCGTCAGGTGGGAATTAATACCCGGGCCTGGACAGCCTCTTTGGCATTGAAAAAGGGTCTGGATGAGGATGCCGCTCGCCAGTTGGTCTTTGAGCATGGGGTCAGTTATTTCCGTCAACGCTTTGACCAGCCGGCGGCAGGCGAGTTGCAAGAGGTAGTGTTTAAAGCGCTTGAAACCGATATTCAGCAGCTGGCCCTGGAAATTCACCGGACCATTGATTATTTCCAGAGCAGTATGCATAAAGGTAAGGTGGAGCAGCTGGTCCTTGCCGGTGGCGGCTCAAAGCT
Protein-coding regions in this window:
- the pilM gene encoding pilus assembly protein PilM, producing LGSYRKRGIQVAMSLPSEMVILQELQLPRTAEKDIPHAIYWALKEKMEQSPDIFQRDHLVLDSSRQGQRETMNVRVYMAKQDDVVRIEALFDRLGLSVQYLEPSDVAMAASFTHCPPSEIGENPLVMNIGGEGSSITIMHRNLPFLSRQVGINTRAWTASLALKKGLDEDAARQLVFEHGVSYFRQRFDQPAAGELQEVVFKALETDIQQLALEIHRTIDYFQSSMHKGKVEQLVLAGGGSKLADLDHYLDETLGIPCIIYDPLEQLDFSACRGDEEKVAICRQQAARFMVAVGMACRE